The Helicoverpa armigera isolate CAAS_96S chromosome 23, ASM3070526v1, whole genome shotgun sequence genomic sequence TATTAGTAAGGAATCCATCCATTTTGAATTTGTGATTGGACCAGCAATTCATAGGCAGACAACCTTCAAAATTATACTTcgattctaataaataatactggTGTAACAATATACCAAGACTATGCTAAATATCTAATCCTAATAGCGTTAAATAACAATCCAAAAAGTTTACCGAATTCATTACTATTTACGGAAAAGAGAAATCAAGGAGACGTAAGGTACTTACGAAACTGTCGCCAAATCCATTAGAGACTTTCTGTATAGGCGTGGTGGTGTTCACAGTCATCGTGGTCACTGGGAAACTGTTTCCAAACGTAGTCTTCAGCAAGGCAGAGTTGTCCGGCGGCTTCGGCCTGGCTGGCTTCGCCCTTATTATTGTCGGCCCCTTCAGGATCGGAGCCGACACGTGGCTCGTAAAGTTACTTGCAGCCTCATAAATATTATCCTTAACCAGTGTAGGCTTCTTCTTCAAAGGAGGTTTGGTGACTGCAGGCTGTGGCGAAAATGGATCCACAGCAGTAAAATCATCCATTGTGTCCTCTTTATGCACAGGTTTCCTCGTGTTCAGAAATAGATCAAAATCATCCTCAAAACCACTCTCAGCTTGTGAGGCATTACCTCCATTATGAGCGTTGTGGTGGTTGGTAGATGTAGTGGCATCAGAACCAAAGCTGTCCACACTTAAACCATCACTGCTGGACCTTGTGGTGAACGTGGGTGAACTGGGAGGTGACGACAGATCTATCAAAGCACCCGTTTGCACATTCTTTGGCTCACATTTTGGGAACATTTTATGAGTGTCCACTTCACTGTTTGTATCTGTTGCACTTGGTTGGgcagtataaatattttgattcacTACTACTTTAGATTTACGAGATAATAGGGAAGAGAGAACTGTTGGCTTCCTTATAAAGTGTGAAGGTTTAGCAGGAACATCCGGTTGCTTGGCAACCTTTGGTGGTGGTGGACGAGGCGGTGGCTTCTTTTTCTGTGTGAAATGTGGTGATGGCTCAAAAACATCTGCACCAAAAGGGTCATTGTCCCAGTTTGTAACAGGGGAGTATCTGTTTGCCATGCCAGGGACGCCTGGAGCTGGCCGAGTTGGGCCTTTCATGtctgtcaacaaacaataaTGTTATAGACAACCAGTCTCATCCTCTGATGAAAATACATTTGTTGGAGTCACAAGAGacttaaataacattataactaATTCTGTGAATAATTCATAATTCTATAGCCTTGACTAGCAATggtgctttattattttaacataattaaaattgtaatttattaaaattattgagaCCTGTTTGTATCAACTCCCCTGCAGTATAAGAGGTATTTTAACAGATTTTAATCCTACTGGTGATGTTTCTAAACAAGTCGAGAAATCTTAAACTACACTGAAACACCAGTTATTAAAACACATTAAGGCAAAAAACCCCATATAACTTGTTTGAAGATTCTAGCAAGAAATGACTCATAGAGCTTAACAATTCACTAACACATAAAATGGTAAATAAGTTACGCAAAAAATCACCCACAAAACTTACTTTTAAATTCTTATTAGAAACACTTATAACACAAATAATAACACCATAGTATTCACCAAGGCTTTGGCTGTTACATTAGCTTAATCCGTAAATCGCAATTTCGAACACAAATGCGGCTAGTGATGACAAAGATCGAAACAAACTGGCTACAACTGTCTGTGGCAGTCTGTAAGCAATTGTTTGATAAAGTGCCGCGCAATCAGCCACTAGTCAACTcgcgataaaaatattatgatattggGATCCACCCACTGAACACTAATGCACACCACTCCGCAGTGATTCCAACTCTGAACTCAGTATCGCGTGCCAGGTACGGCGCAGGACGGCCTTGATAGAGTTCGACGTAATCGCGTCAAAGGATTGTTACGGACAAGTTACTCCTGTGCTCAACTACTTACTCTACTCATAAAGCTATTAGTGCTCAAATAATGGCTAATACGTACCCTTAAATAAATCCATAACGGCCACGGCCACTTCTGCAGTGCAGGCATAGAACAATG encodes the following:
- the LOC110376801 gene encoding uncharacterized protein LOC110376801 isoform X1; this encodes MDLFKDMKGPTRPAPGVPGMANRYSPVTNWDNDPFGADVFEPSPHFTQKKKPPPRPPPPKVAKQPDVPAKPSHFIRKPTVLSSLLSRKSKVVVNQNIYTAQPSATDTNSEVDTHKMFPKCEPKNVQTGALIDLSSPPSSPTFTTRSSSDGLSVDSFGSDATTSTNHHNAHNGGNASQAESGFEDDFDLFLNTRKPVHKEDTMDDFTAVDPFSPQPAVTKPPLKKKPTLVKDNIYEAASNFTSHVSAPILKGPTIIRAKPARPKPPDNSALLKTTFGNSFPVTTMTVNTTTPIQKVSNGFGDSFETKSLGWDDEECSPEREPSPPMPTIPPPPPPADADEDLTSWPADIPDFAPEQLANSDEDEEPYAIALFDYFTDHPDDLCFSANSKIKLIRRVDQEWLCGSLRNGAQGLFPSNYVEIKIPLPNESAPPPPLIAVATALYDFEAVQPGDLSFLTGDTIQVRYKINDEWYFGECNGLKGQFPINYVQMS
- the LOC110376801 gene encoding uncharacterized protein LOC110376801 isoform X2, with product MKGPTRPAPGVPGMANRYSPVTNWDNDPFGADVFEPSPHFTQKKKPPPRPPPPKVAKQPDVPAKPSHFIRKPTVLSSLLSRKSKVVVNQNIYTAQPSATDTNSEVDTHKMFPKCEPKNVQTGALIDLSSPPSSPTFTTRSSSDGLSVDSFGSDATTSTNHHNAHNGGNASQAESGFEDDFDLFLNTRKPVHKEDTMDDFTAVDPFSPQPAVTKPPLKKKPTLVKDNIYEAASNFTSHVSAPILKGPTIIRAKPARPKPPDNSALLKTTFGNSFPVTTMTVNTTTPIQKVSNGFGDSFETKSLGWDDEECSPEREPSPPMPTIPPPPPPADADEDLTSWPADIPDFAPEQLANSDEDEEPYAIALFDYFTDHPDDLCFSANSKIKLIRRVDQEWLCGSLRNGAQGLFPSNYVEIKIPLPNESAPPPPLIAVATALYDFEAVQPGDLSFLTGDTIQVRYKINDEWYFGECNGLKGQFPINYVQMS